In the Vulpes lagopus strain Blue_001 chromosome 16, ASM1834538v1, whole genome shotgun sequence genome, one interval contains:
- the COMMD6 gene encoding COMM domain-containing protein 6 isoform X1 — translation MEGCSEPRLDAKSEVTNQLVDFQWKLGMAVSSDSCRSLKYPYVAVLLKVADHSGQVKNKCFEMTIPQFQNFYRQFKEIAAVIETV, via the exons ATGGAGGGGTGCAGCGAGCCGCGACTGGACGCTAAGTCCGAG GTCACCAACCAG CTTGTAGATTTTCAGTGGAAACTGGGTATGGCTGTGAGCTCCGACAGTTGCAGATCTCTTAAGTATCCTTACGTTGCAGTGTTGCTCAAAGTGGCAGATCATTCAGGCCAAGTAAAGAACAAGTGCTTTGAAATGACAATTCCACAATTTCAG AATTTCTACAGACAGTTCAAGGAAATTGCTGCAGTTATTGAAACTGTGTGA
- the COMMD6 gene encoding COMM domain-containing protein 6 isoform X2 codes for MAVSSDSCRSLKYPYVAVLLKVADHSGQVKNKCFEMTIPQFQNFYRQFKEIAAVIETV; via the exons ATGGCTGTGAGCTCCGACAGTTGCAGATCTCTTAAGTATCCTTACGTTGCAGTGTTGCTCAAAGTGGCAGATCATTCAGGCCAAGTAAAGAACAAGTGCTTTGAAATGACAATTCCACAATTTCAG AATTTCTACAGACAGTTCAAGGAAATTGCTGCAGTTATTGAAACTGTGTGA